The following coding sequences are from one uncultured Desulfobacter sp. window:
- a CDS encoding MGMT family protein, with the protein MNRFTRQVIDVIRSIPNGCVTSYGRVATLAGNPRGARQVSRILYSMSAKHELPWHRVVNASGKISLPKGRGHELQKALLESEGVFVSPAGAVDLDTYLWIP; encoded by the coding sequence ATGAATAGGTTTACCCGACAGGTCATCGATGTGATCAGATCCATACCCAATGGGTGCGTGACTTCCTATGGCCGGGTGGCCACCCTTGCCGGCAATCCCAGGGGGGCCAGGCAGGTTTCAAGAATCCTTTATTCCATGTCCGCAAAACATGAATTGCCCTGGCATCGCGTGGTAAATGCATCTGGAAAAATCAGTTTACCCAAGGGCAGGGGGCATGAACTACAAAAAGCGCTATTGGAATCTGAAGGAGTTTTTGTGTCTCCTGCCGGTGCTGTTGATCTGGATACCTATCTATGGATACCCTAA
- a CDS encoding SprT family zinc-dependent metalloprotease, whose product MHGLDRVLPAAPRGWKYEVIYKPIRHIYFRIYPDKKIVRISAPAQVSPKTLVQAIQAKSAWLKEKMRSPGNVAVPLTPEPAIRDSRSCMLWGKSLAVVRENDTVRPVICLTTDSEITVRVPSGFGAKKEANLWNQWLRSLLKERIQMLLEKWQPAMGIAPAECRLKKMKTRWGSCNTRAKRIWLNASLVHLDPALLEYVLVHELVHLLEPGHTRRFYGIVEKYLPDWQDRESRLNQIALNQLVSN is encoded by the coding sequence GTGCATGGCTTAGACCGGGTTCTTCCCGCTGCACCCAGGGGGTGGAAATATGAAGTCATATATAAACCCATCCGCCATATCTATTTCAGGATATACCCGGATAAAAAGATTGTTCGGATTTCCGCGCCCGCCCAAGTCTCCCCCAAGACCTTGGTCCAGGCAATTCAGGCAAAATCCGCCTGGTTAAAGGAGAAGATGAGGTCCCCGGGCAATGTGGCCGTACCTTTGACGCCGGAACCTGCAATAAGAGACAGCCGCTCATGCATGCTATGGGGCAAATCACTGGCGGTGGTGCGTGAGAACGACACTGTCCGGCCCGTGATCTGTTTGACAACAGACTCCGAAATCACCGTCCGGGTGCCTTCCGGTTTTGGGGCAAAAAAAGAAGCAAATCTATGGAATCAATGGCTGCGTTCGCTTTTAAAGGAACGTATTCAAATGTTGCTTGAAAAATGGCAGCCGGCCATGGGCATTGCGCCGGCTGAATGTCGACTAAAAAAAATGAAGACCCGTTGGGGGTCTTGCAACACGAGAGCCAAACGCATATGGCTCAATGCATCTCTTGTGCACCTGGATCCTGCTCTGTTGGAATATGTGCTGGTCCATGAACTTGTTCACCTGCTGGAACCTGGTCACACGCGGCGGTTTTATGGGATTGTGGAAAAATACCTGCCGGACTGGCAGGATAGGGAATCACGCCTGAATCAAATAGCGTTGAATCAATTGGTTTCTAACTGA
- a CDS encoding NifB/NifX family molybdenum-iron cluster-binding protein, giving the protein MKIAITTWGNRVSPVFDAAQTLLIADIDNQSIHNKKYESFKPDDIAALAALLNREKVTALVCGAISETYAARLVENRIRMHAFVTGNAMDVLKCLASDNIIKPAFKMPGCTSPGTPST; this is encoded by the coding sequence ATGAAAATTGCGATTACCACCTGGGGAAACCGGGTCTCTCCTGTGTTTGACGCAGCACAAACGCTTTTGATTGCCGACATTGACAATCAAAGCATTCATAATAAAAAATATGAGTCTTTCAAACCGGACGATATTGCTGCCCTGGCAGCGCTTTTAAACCGTGAAAAAGTCACGGCCCTGGTTTGCGGCGCCATTTCAGAAACTTACGCGGCCCGGCTTGTTGAAAACAGAATCCGGATGCACGCCTTTGTCACTGGCAATGCCATGGATGTCCTCAAATGTCTGGCATCGGATAATATCATAAAACCGGCATTTAAGATGCCCGGCTGCACATCACCCGGGACACCTTCGACCTGA
- a CDS encoding P-II family nitrogen regulator — MKKVVAVIKPFKVDEVKDALAKISINGMTISEVKGFGRQKGHKEVYRGAEYQTDFVPKVELKICVADEQAQAVVDTIVETAKTGKIGDGKIFVLPVEDVVRIRTGETGTEAL; from the coding sequence ATGAAAAAAGTTGTGGCAGTAATCAAACCGTTTAAAGTGGATGAGGTTAAAGATGCTTTAGCCAAAATCAGCATTAACGGTATGACCATTTCAGAAGTCAAAGGCTTTGGCCGTCAGAAAGGACACAAAGAGGTGTACCGCGGCGCAGAATATCAGACAGACTTTGTACCCAAAGTTGAATTGAAAATCTGTGTTGCAGATGAGCAGGCCCAGGCTGTGGTGGATACAATAGTAGAAACAGCGAAAACAGGAAAAATCGGTGACGGTAAAATATTTGTTCTTCCTGTGGAAGATGTTGTTCGTATTCGTACAGGTGAAACCGGAACAGAAGCGTTATAA
- the amt gene encoding ammonium transporter — translation MKYVLMILTSLAFTITAAWAGDEAPTVLSNADAIALVQTHANYVWTLVAAVLVFFMQAGFAMVEAGFTRAKNAVNIMMKNLMDFSMGSLFYWAVGFGLMFGTSKTGFFGTTGFFLSDFKLDGDPWVLAFWMFQVVFAATAATIVSGAMAERTKFTGYLVYSAVLSALIYPIFGSWAWGSLFNGSGWLEGLGFIDFAGSTVVHSVGGWAALAGAIVLGPRLGKFTKDGGIKPILGHNIPLAALGVFILWVGWFGFNPGSTTTADTSIAMIFVNTNMAAATGAVVAMIVSWVKFGKPEVGMSLNGALAGLVGITAGCANVTPGSSIIIGAVAGILVVFSVMFFDKIRIDDPVGAISVHGVCGAWGTLAAGIFNIGGTTVKIMSVQCIGIVSCFAWTFCTAFILFKIIDSTMGLRVSPEEEMEGLDSTEHGGNAYPDFTGNF, via the coding sequence ATGAAATATGTACTGATGATTCTAACTTCGCTGGCGTTTACCATCACCGCGGCATGGGCCGGGGACGAGGCCCCGACCGTGCTTTCAAATGCAGATGCCATTGCACTGGTCCAGACCCATGCCAACTATGTGTGGACACTTGTTGCCGCTGTGCTTGTTTTCTTTATGCAGGCAGGCTTTGCCATGGTTGAAGCCGGGTTCACCCGTGCTAAAAACGCCGTAAATATCATGATGAAGAACTTGATGGACTTTTCCATGGGTTCACTTTTTTACTGGGCTGTTGGTTTCGGTTTGATGTTCGGCACATCTAAAACCGGTTTTTTTGGTACCACCGGCTTTTTTCTAAGTGATTTCAAGTTGGATGGAGACCCCTGGGTATTGGCATTTTGGATGTTCCAGGTCGTGTTTGCTGCAACAGCTGCCACCATCGTTTCCGGTGCCATGGCCGAACGTACCAAATTTACAGGGTACCTGGTGTACAGTGCGGTTCTGTCTGCGTTGATCTATCCCATCTTTGGTTCCTGGGCCTGGGGATCACTGTTCAACGGTTCCGGTTGGCTTGAAGGTCTTGGGTTTATCGATTTTGCAGGGTCCACAGTTGTTCACTCTGTGGGTGGCTGGGCTGCATTGGCCGGTGCCATCGTTTTAGGTCCCCGGCTTGGCAAATTTACCAAAGACGGCGGTATTAAACCCATTCTGGGTCACAATATTCCCCTGGCAGCCCTTGGCGTATTCATCCTGTGGGTGGGCTGGTTCGGTTTCAACCCCGGTTCCACCACCACAGCGGATACATCCATTGCAATGATTTTTGTTAACACCAATATGGCTGCAGCCACAGGCGCTGTAGTGGCCATGATAGTTTCCTGGGTTAAATTTGGAAAACCTGAAGTGGGTATGAGTTTGAATGGTGCTCTGGCCGGCCTGGTCGGCATTACCGCCGGCTGTGCCAATGTTACACCGGGTTCCTCTATCATAATCGGCGCTGTTGCCGGTATTCTGGTTGTTTTCTCTGTTATGTTTTTTGATAAAATTAGAATTGATGATCCCGTCGGCGCAATTTCAGTACACGGTGTTTGCGGTGCCTGGGGTACCCTTGCTGCAGGTATCTTTAACATCGGTGGCACAACCGTAAAAATTATGTCCGTACAGTGCATCGGTATCGTTTCCTGCTTTGCATGGACATTTTGCACAGCGTTCATTCTTTTTAAAATCATCGACTCTACCATGGGCCTGAGGGTGTCTCCCGAAGAAGAGATGGAAGGCCTGGACTCCACAGAACATGGTGGCAATGCATATCCTGACTTTACAGGTAACTTTTAA
- a CDS encoding HDOD domain-containing protein, with amino-acid sequence MTDKLNLPSQSDIQAVLTLDRDTLPSFPQVAAKLLDVSRDDTASLEEVAKIVETDPGISIRVLELVNSAFYGLTRKVTTLSDAVVILGLDEIKKLALGMAIFEKIFKNGQTKEFNRLMFWRHSLAVAVLSMKIAQKIEYPNPEEAYTAGLLHDVGKIFLDLQGHRNYGEFIRNLSESTDLVIEKERSELGLGHDDIGAFFCTRWQLPENLVLAVKYHHQSFEDHGLTHDEKQLIAIVCMADFLCWTQGMGSFDFIRPPILPPEVEACINPEKVDIINCILEMNKEIEEISAFYQFVFPTIDQLKENLLWANIKLSRANTKYYYQGDPTDSTTDTALSRDASLPADIGFEMGKSLSKAKTVKEVLDIVLYRVGCIFQPCHWSILLKDTKTGDLVFSVVVGTNSKRLQGVRLPKGEGIAGHVMKTGKPLVVDDVTSDKRFSSRVDKYTQFKTLSIIAAPLKADNKIFGVIELVNRINEEAFSEQDLDLLSAIAEYAGIAIERSYYHQALTNLATRDSLTGLRNRYSFERIVTGTDDFQARFGRVFSILILVIDGLSRQHETLGQERCDKVVKDLAAILNKTKRREDLIFRYADNSFIALLPLTYSDGAQKAQERIKKVLTKVPGDYKQIFSAITIQTHTMAGEDAGQLKTLVAQALAKTRQPDQDSEVADMPENIQGLVEKEIALESTQDGEKSPSEPIPKENIENFGKSVFLQGQFKRLKTGEFGKIRVEQVSLSAIGFRISKSHRIHVNDFLDVEFNLDDIKRSLIKRRAVVRQIQGNYIYGEFYNPPPYAKNLGFYIFS; translated from the coding sequence ATGACTGATAAGCTAAATCTTCCATCCCAATCGGATATCCAAGCCGTTTTAACCCTTGACCGGGATACCCTGCCGAGTTTTCCCCAGGTCGCGGCCAAACTGCTTGACGTATCAAGGGATGATACAGCATCCTTAGAAGAGGTGGCAAAAATCGTGGAGACGGATCCCGGTATTTCCATCCGGGTGCTGGAACTTGTCAATTCGGCATTTTACGGATTAACCAGAAAAGTAACGACCCTGTCAGACGCCGTTGTTATCCTTGGCCTGGATGAAATCAAAAAGCTGGCCCTGGGCATGGCCATTTTCGAAAAAATATTTAAAAACGGCCAGACAAAAGAATTTAACCGGCTGATGTTCTGGCGCCACAGCCTTGCGGTGGCGGTGCTGAGCATGAAGATCGCCCAAAAAATTGAATACCCGAACCCGGAAGAAGCCTATACAGCCGGTTTGCTTCATGACGTGGGTAAGATTTTTTTAGATCTGCAGGGCCATCGAAACTATGGCGAATTTATCAGGAATCTGTCGGAATCCACCGATCTTGTCATTGAAAAGGAACGGTCCGAACTGGGCCTGGGCCATGATGATATCGGAGCTTTTTTCTGCACCCGGTGGCAGCTGCCTGAAAATCTGGTGCTTGCCGTAAAATACCACCACCAGTCATTTGAAGATCACGGCCTGACCCATGATGAAAAACAATTGATCGCCATTGTCTGTATGGCCGATTTTTTGTGCTGGACCCAGGGGATGGGATCATTTGATTTCATTCGACCGCCCATCCTTCCCCCCGAGGTGGAAGCCTGCATCAATCCGGAAAAAGTGGATATCATCAATTGCATCCTTGAAATGAACAAAGAGATTGAAGAGATCTCCGCCTTTTACCAGTTTGTATTTCCAACCATAGATCAACTCAAAGAAAACCTGCTCTGGGCAAATATCAAGCTGTCCCGGGCCAATACAAAATATTACTACCAGGGAGACCCCACAGACAGCACAACGGATACCGCCCTAAGCCGGGACGCGTCTTTGCCCGCAGACATTGGATTTGAGATGGGCAAATCCCTGTCCAAAGCCAAAACCGTCAAGGAAGTCCTTGATATCGTTTTGTACCGGGTGGGCTGTATTTTTCAACCCTGCCACTGGTCTATCCTTCTCAAGGATACCAAAACCGGAGATCTTGTTTTTTCCGTGGTGGTCGGCACCAACAGCAAGCGTTTGCAAGGGGTGAGGCTGCCCAAAGGAGAAGGTATTGCAGGGCATGTCATGAAAACCGGCAAGCCGTTGGTGGTGGATGATGTAACGTCCGACAAACGGTTCAGCAGCCGGGTGGACAAATACACACAGTTCAAAACCCTCTCTATTATTGCCGCTCCATTAAAAGCCGACAACAAAATTTTCGGTGTCATTGAATTGGTCAACCGAATCAATGAAGAGGCATTCAGCGAGCAAGACCTTGACCTGCTGTCCGCCATTGCCGAATATGCGGGCATTGCCATTGAACGGTCATACTACCACCAGGCATTGACAAATCTGGCAACCCGGGACAGCCTGACCGGACTTAGAAACAGATACAGCTTTGAACGTATCGTTACCGGGACCGATGATTTTCAGGCCCGGTTCGGCCGGGTTTTTTCCATACTTATTCTGGTGATTGACGGTCTTTCCAGGCAGCATGAAACCCTCGGTCAAGAACGATGTGACAAAGTGGTCAAGGATCTTGCCGCCATTTTGAATAAAACCAAACGCAGGGAAGATTTGATTTTCAGGTATGCCGACAACAGCTTTATTGCGCTTTTGCCTTTGACCTATTCCGATGGTGCCCAAAAGGCCCAGGAGAGAATAAAAAAAGTATTAACCAAGGTGCCCGGGGATTACAAACAAATTTTTTCAGCGATTACCATCCAGACCCACACCATGGCAGGTGAAGATGCAGGGCAGCTTAAAACGCTTGTGGCCCAGGCTTTGGCCAAGACCCGGCAACCGGACCAGGACAGTGAAGTGGCGGACATGCCGGAAAACATCCAGGGGCTGGTGGAAAAAGAAATTGCCCTTGAAAGCACCCAGGACGGTGAAAAAAGCCCCTCGGAACCCATCCCAAAAGAGAATATTGAAAATTTTGGAAAATCAGTATTCCTGCAGGGACAGTTCAAACGCCTTAAAACCGGAGAATTTGGGAAAATCCGTGTGGAACAGGTGTCGTTATCCGCCATTGGATTTCGAATATCCAAATCCCACAGGATCCATGTCAATGATTTTCTGGATGTTGAATTTAACCTGGATGATATTAAACGGTCATTGATTAAACGCAGGGCCGTGGTCAGACAGATCCAGGGAAACTACATTTACGGAGAATTCTACAATCCCCCACCCTATGCAAAAAATTTAGGATTTTATATATTCAGTTAG
- a CDS encoding DMT family transporter translates to MTALVSRPVAGIFLGAIIISFSSVMVALSHVDPLISAFYRVFFGCLFLMIPCGLNHEFQHINPKASLTAVGCGVFFAVDLISWHICIGYVGPGLATILGNFQVFIMALAGALLFKERLGPAYMLALPLAILGLYMIIGLDMAQLTPKYLTGVGLGIITALSYSVFLLLMRFIHSGSDVPMFRYQVIMTGCCALIIGAIAMFMGRSFVIPDVTSLAALAGLGILSQGLAWVIISHYLPRVATSRAGLILLLQPALSFVWDVVFFDRPTGMIGWIGVSVVLAAIYMGMARRT, encoded by the coding sequence ATGACAGCTTTGGTCAGCCGGCCGGTTGCCGGTATTTTTTTAGGTGCAATCATTATCAGTTTTTCAAGTGTGATGGTGGCACTGTCCCATGTCGATCCATTGATTTCAGCGTTTTACCGTGTGTTTTTCGGGTGTCTGTTTTTGATGATCCCCTGTGGATTAAACCATGAATTCCAACACATTAATCCTAAAGCGAGTTTGACGGCTGTGGGATGCGGCGTTTTTTTTGCCGTGGACCTTATCTCCTGGCATATTTGCATTGGATATGTGGGGCCGGGGCTGGCCACCATTCTCGGTAATTTTCAGGTTTTTATCATGGCCCTGGCAGGCGCTTTGTTGTTCAAAGAGAGGCTGGGGCCTGCCTATATGCTTGCCTTACCCCTGGCGATTCTGGGGTTGTATATGATTATCGGCCTGGATATGGCGCAGTTAACACCCAAATATCTGACCGGTGTGGGATTGGGAATTATAACGGCCTTGAGTTACAGTGTTTTTCTTTTGCTCATGCGATTTATCCACTCCGGATCTGATGTGCCCATGTTTCGTTACCAGGTCATTATGACAGGATGTTGTGCACTAATTATTGGTGCCATCGCGATGTTTATGGGCAGATCCTTTGTTATTCCGGACGTGACATCTTTGGCGGCTCTGGCCGGACTCGGTATTTTATCCCAGGGGCTTGCGTGGGTCATTATATCCCATTATCTTCCCCGGGTGGCGACCTCCAGGGCGGGGTTGATTTTGTTGCTGCAGCCGGCATTGTCATTTGTATGGGACGTCGTGTTCTTTGACCGGCCCACGGGTATGATCGGCTGGATCGGGGTGTCTGTGGTGCTGGCCGCCATCTACATGGGGATGGCGCGTAGGACCTGA
- a CDS encoding geranylgeranyl reductase family protein, giving the protein MIIGAGPAGTTAGYLLSRSGFSVLLLDRKNFPRKKACAGGITPKAMNFFPFDISGLVRRTCREVKIIRPGNASFVVKAKTPLCYITKRMDLDAYALDKAIQAGCRFKKIDKIIGLDQDAHGVSLTLSWDGKTDVVSAGFLIGADGANSKIRRLIGGDGSGLIKLPALEADVPVNNAGQYHMTFDFSRKISGYYWMFPRKEHVNIGIFSATSQGTMNQHLLKNYAREHLNTELLTDVKGYPIATSSGTTYLGKNRVILTGDAAGLSEPLLGEGIYSAVKSGTLSAWAVEYASGRKSSVPSEAIGWYRHALRGMGMDLRLYRGCASILYKYPKGALALGSCRILHNLFSRGYAKGKTLHEVLMPFSFKI; this is encoded by the coding sequence ATGATTATTGGTGCTGGACCTGCCGGAACAACTGCCGGATACCTTTTATCCAGATCCGGGTTTTCGGTCCTTTTGCTGGACAGAAAAAATTTTCCCAGGAAAAAAGCATGCGCGGGCGGCATTACGCCCAAGGCCATGAATTTTTTTCCCTTTGATATTTCAGGCCTTGTTCGCCGTACCTGTCGGGAAGTTAAAATTATCCGGCCCGGCAACGCCTCTTTTGTTGTAAAAGCCAAAACCCCTTTATGCTACATTACCAAACGGATGGATCTAGATGCCTATGCCCTGGACAAAGCAATACAGGCCGGCTGCAGGTTTAAAAAAATAGATAAAATCATCGGGCTTGATCAAGATGCGCATGGTGTCAGCCTGACCCTGTCGTGGGACGGCAAAACCGATGTCGTCAGCGCAGGATTTTTGATTGGCGCCGATGGTGCAAATTCAAAAATCCGCAGGCTCATTGGTGGGGACGGTTCGGGTCTCATCAAACTGCCTGCCCTGGAAGCGGATGTACCTGTCAATAATGCAGGGCAATATCATATGACATTTGATTTTTCCAGAAAGATAAGCGGTTATTACTGGATGTTTCCCCGGAAAGAGCATGTGAATATCGGCATTTTCAGTGCCACATCCCAAGGCACCATGAATCAGCATTTACTGAAAAATTATGCCCGTGAACATTTAAATACTGAACTGCTGACCGATGTAAAAGGGTACCCCATTGCCACAAGTTCAGGCACGACATATCTGGGAAAAAATCGTGTGATTTTGACAGGAGATGCGGCCGGCCTGTCCGAACCTTTGTTGGGGGAAGGTATCTATTCTGCAGTAAAATCCGGCACCCTTTCAGCCTGGGCCGTTGAATATGCGTCCGGCCGTAAGTCTTCTGTGCCGTCCGAGGCTATTGGCTGGTACAGGCACGCCCTTAGGGGGATGGGCATGGATTTGCGGCTTTATCGCGGATGTGCATCTATCCTATATAAATATCCAAAAGGGGCCCTTGCTTTGGGATCATGTCGTATTTTGCATAATTTATTTTCCAGGGGATATGCCAAGGGCAAAACCCTGCATGAAGTGTTAATGCCCTTTTCATTTAAAATTTAA
- a CDS encoding flagellar protein FlaG, whose amino-acid sequence MNMTAKSLTAQESVQERTPLISVDKLQSVQKNVENTEAKENKVSSSQKDKQQMSTEEVKEVVESFQEMSETIQTKLSFSVDEENNEIVVKIFDKESEELIRQFPSDEMLSLQDKMSDLAGFLFDQKV is encoded by the coding sequence ATGAACATGACCGCAAAATCGCTTACAGCACAGGAGAGCGTCCAGGAGAGAACACCTTTGATTTCTGTGGATAAGCTTCAGAGCGTACAGAAAAATGTTGAAAATACAGAGGCAAAGGAAAACAAGGTCTCTTCCAGCCAGAAAGACAAACAGCAGATGAGTACCGAAGAGGTTAAAGAGGTTGTAGAGTCTTTCCAGGAGATGTCCGAGACCATTCAAACCAAGTTGAGTTTTTCGGTTGATGAAGAGAACAATGAAATCGTTGTAAAAATTTTTGATAAGGAATCCGAAGAGTTGATTCGGCAGTTCCCATCAGATGAGATGCTCTCTTTACAGGATAAAATGAGTGATCTTGCAGGCTTTTTGTTTGACCAGAAAGTTTAA
- a CDS encoding sigma 54-interacting transcriptional regulator, translating into MSPNDNNTPLNIDTTKIILDSISDGVFTIDYNWKITSFNRAAEEITGIRRQDAIGCHCWDVFRSNMCEQGCALKKTMDQGKPFISSSAYIINTQQKKIPITASTSLLIDKNGEVLGGVETFRDHSVVEALRKELTGGVRVGDMVSNSSAMKNIFNILPQIAESDSSVLIEGETGTGKELMAKAIHNTSHRKDAPFVAINCGALPDTLLESELFGYKKGAFTHAVKDKPGHFALADNGTIFLDEIADTSPAFQVRLLRVLQEREYTPLGGISKEQSNVRIIAATNKNLTTMVENNEFRQDLYYRINVIKISLPPLRHRMEDIPYLVDQFISRLNLRRNKMIQGLSAEVLAAFMAHDFPGNIRELENIIEHAFVLCAKEYITMDHLPPSLAAKSEHQTGGDKNPVVAAQIKMITDALKRNNNNRNAAARDLGIHKSTLFRRIKKLGIQL; encoded by the coding sequence ATGTCCCCAAATGATAACAATACCCCGCTAAATATTGACACCACCAAAATTATTCTGGATTCAATTTCCGACGGGGTCTTTACCATTGATTACAATTGGAAAATCACATCTTTTAACCGGGCCGCCGAAGAGATTACCGGCATCCGCCGTCAGGATGCCATCGGGTGCCACTGCTGGGATGTTTTTCGCTCCAACATGTGTGAACAAGGCTGTGCCTTGAAAAAAACAATGGACCAGGGCAAACCCTTTATATCAAGTTCCGCATACATCATTAACACCCAACAAAAAAAAATTCCCATCACCGCATCAACCTCCCTGCTCATTGATAAAAATGGAGAGGTTTTAGGCGGGGTGGAAACCTTCAGGGACCACTCTGTGGTGGAAGCCCTGAGAAAAGAGTTGACCGGCGGGGTCCGGGTCGGCGATATGGTGAGCAACTCCAGTGCCATGAAAAATATTTTCAATATCCTGCCCCAGATTGCAGAAAGCGATTCATCCGTTTTGATCGAAGGGGAAACCGGTACCGGAAAAGAGTTGATGGCAAAGGCCATTCACAATACCAGCCACAGAAAAGATGCCCCTTTTGTGGCCATCAACTGCGGGGCCCTGCCGGATACATTGCTGGAATCGGAACTGTTTGGATACAAAAAAGGGGCATTCACCCATGCCGTTAAAGACAAACCCGGCCATTTTGCCCTGGCGGACAACGGCACAATATTTCTTGATGAAATTGCAGACACGAGCCCGGCCTTCCAAGTCAGACTGCTGCGGGTGCTCCAGGAACGCGAGTATACCCCCCTTGGCGGCATAAGCAAAGAGCAATCCAACGTCCGAATCATCGCTGCCACCAATAAGAATCTGACGACCATGGTGGAAAACAATGAATTTCGCCAGGATCTTTACTATCGTATCAATGTCATCAAAATATCCCTGCCGCCCCTGCGCCATAGAATGGAGGATATCCCCTATCTGGTGGACCAGTTCATATCACGGTTGAACCTGCGTCGAAACAAGATGATCCAGGGACTCTCCGCTGAGGTGCTTGCCGCATTCATGGCCCATGATTTTCCCGGAAATATCAGGGAGCTTGAAAATATCATTGAACATGCCTTTGTGCTGTGTGCCAAAGAGTATATTACCATGGACCATCTGCCGCCGTCCCTTGCAGCAAAATCGGAACATCAAACCGGTGGAGATAAAAACCCAGTGGTGGCGGCTCAAATTAAAATGATTACGGATGCATTGAAACGGAACAACAATAACCGGAATGCCGCAGCGCGGGATCTGGGTATTCACAAAAGCACCCTGTTCCGGCGCATCAAAAAACTGGGTATCCAGTTATAA
- a CDS encoding tetratricopeptide repeat protein: protein MQKSVKEKKQDNQTNSINALNLCKKARALIRSRKPDQAEPLLLSALDVSPKNPYVLVALGDAKRMQKKFKTAAKYYQMCLEADPLNPFAMSGLGDAYRGTNDLAGAIEIWSEALDAYPENYLVMTRLADALTKKGNFPAARQIYEKSIDLNPDDPFALSGLGNLYVRLRAFDLAGPLLEKLVSKQPRNPRAIGALANFYRRQDDFSNAKTLFEQILEIDPRNVYAMDGLADCARGNKEYQKAKKLWEKAMVSGMNPAIAKTRIADACLQMQQYDLARTFYDEVLSVSEDKFALLGRLRLIETEPGEKNNKISDAADILSRLFALDTSDERTINEFKIFRARYPEIDNYIQP, encoded by the coding sequence ATGCAGAAAAGTGTTAAAGAAAAAAAACAAGACAATCAGACCAATTCAATCAACGCATTAAACCTTTGCAAAAAGGCCAGGGCACTCATTCGTTCCCGAAAGCCCGATCAAGCTGAGCCTTTACTGCTCTCCGCCCTGGACGTATCACCTAAAAACCCCTATGTACTGGTTGCACTAGGTGATGCCAAGCGTATGCAAAAAAAATTCAAGACTGCCGCAAAATATTATCAAATGTGCCTTGAGGCTGATCCGCTGAATCCCTTTGCCATGTCCGGTCTTGGCGATGCATACAGGGGAACCAATGACCTGGCGGGCGCCATAGAGATCTGGAGTGAGGCCCTTGATGCATATCCGGAAAACTATCTGGTGATGACCCGGCTTGCTGATGCCTTAACCAAAAAAGGGAACTTCCCGGCCGCCAGACAGATATATGAAAAATCCATTGATTTGAATCCCGATGATCCCTTTGCGCTCTCGGGGCTTGGCAATCTTTATGTTCGCCTCAGGGCATTTGATCTGGCCGGCCCTCTTCTTGAAAAACTAGTCTCAAAACAACCCAGAAATCCCAGAGCCATTGGTGCGCTGGCCAATTTTTACCGCAGGCAAGACGATTTTTCCAACGCAAAGACGCTGTTCGAACAGATTCTGGAGATTGACCCCAGGAATGTCTATGCAATGGACGGATTAGCTGATTGCGCCCGGGGAAATAAGGAATACCAAAAAGCGAAAAAGCTGTGGGAAAAAGCCATGGTTTCCGGAATGAATCCAGCCATTGCTAAAACCCGCATCGCCGATGCCTGCCTGCAGATGCAACAATACGATTTGGCAAGGACTTTTTATGATGAGGTATTGTCTGTGTCCGAAGATAAATTTGCCCTGCTCGGCCGGTTGCGCCTCATCGAAACCGAACCCGGCGAAAAAAACAATAAAATATCTGATGCGGCAGATATTTTAAGCCGGTTATTTGCCCTTGATACGTCAGATGAACGGACAATCAATGAATTTAAGATTTTTAGGGCACGGTACCCGGAAATTGATAATTACATACAGCCCTGA